ATAGGGATTTTAACAGGTTTCAGACAGAACACTACATAGAATGCATATTAAATGCAtacaaatgcaagaaaaataaGCACTATTTATAGAAGGAAATTCATTTGAAACAGCATGTAACAAATTCGTTTATGAGCCCTCAACTACAACAAGATAATGAATGCAAGATTATTATTTCACCTATATATGACAATCACTATTCAAAATAAGAAATTTTACCAGTGTCACCAGACATTGAAGGTGCTGGGTTCAACACCGTTTCTGTGGTTTCTCTGGGTTTATTGCACACCTGTGGGGCTAGGTacacaaagaaaagaatatacacacacagataggaACAAATCTAACATGTGAACAATGGTAGCCTTCTGGTCATGAGACAATGCATGTACTTACCTACGACAGCTTGACCCAGTGCCGACAATGAGATATTGATCTTTCCAAGTCGACCATGTCTGAGCTGCCTCTCCACAAGTTTCTTGTTGGTGACAGTGTTATAATGATGAGTTATATTTCTCATCAGAAACACATGTGTGGATGGACTCATATTACTTAAAAAGTAATTGCTTTTCCTCATGTTTGCAAAGAACTGTTCAACAACTTGACTGTTCAGCCAGCCTTTCAGCTCTGGGACAAGTTGAATTCTGCGTAATATGTCCTTGGGATCTTTTGTATTTCCCTCATGAAATCTGTCATACAGGACATAATGGTCAGATGATCCAGTGACAGGATGAGGATTTTCATTTACACTATCCATCCTTTCATGTAGCCATGGAAGATTCACTTTCAGGCTTCCATCCTGTGCAGCCTTGACATTTTCCTCAGTGGGCTCAGCCAGTCGACCTTCATGTGGATGAAATGGCAGTTTATCAGGAACCCGCAAATTGGTGTGTGCCACCAAACCCCTTGCAAAATCGTGAACACAGACGTTTGGCATGTGCTTCCAGGACAGGAGAAGGTCAGCAAAATCCCGGGGACTTTCAGCACGAAGATTAAATTTAACACTGTATACAATGCCATGTGGACATAGTATTACAGACCATCCTCCTGCaagcaaagatttaaaaagttgTTTGTGATTGTAATTACATATTTTAATGCTACTTCTAATAATCGCTAAGTGATGCTTACCAGAGGCCCCCCATATGCTTTGAAAGACCTTATCATATGTCTGCCTGCTCTTCATCTTCTCCTTCAGTCTGGTGATGAGATCA
The sequence above is a segment of the Oreochromis aureus strain Israel breed Guangdong linkage group 3, ZZ_aureus, whole genome shotgun sequence genome. Coding sequences within it:
- the LOC120438094 gene encoding uncharacterized protein LOC120438094, whose protein sequence is MDSVNENPHPVTGSSDHYVLYDRFHEGNTKDPKDILRRIQLVPELKGWLNSQVVEQFFANMRKSNYFLSNMSPSTHVFLMRNITHHYNTVTNKKLVERQLRHGRLGKINISLSALGQAVVAPQVCNKPRETTETVLNPAPSMSGDTEPQVRVDNKKANRRSTDATFPDLCGPPCEALTKPENILASRSSWCFVPHPGQQQLLNYVLDISRPKDELIVETSSGCITQADFWTLGLNKQMESTIGNGCFELITKIVQSKVLYVVYEDRQALI